In Streptomyces sp. NBC_01717, one DNA window encodes the following:
- a CDS encoding relaxase/mobilization nuclease: MIPRLQERTHTAHDPLAEALGRPVSPNEGLTEYTVVAHWPGLDYFTLDDEQKNWTAVEWAEHLEDPYLEHPFAASPDDDRRAILHLDVRLHPDDRELTGPEWAESAHRLARAAGIEIPGKEHGCRWIAVQAQSGRLDLIANLIHLDGAWHAPPTDILRRLSDEARRIEQDLHLIPVRTGTTARPAIRTAPTASAQLASLLTQLADEQAGPLATVRGLVEHTAHRIARQPGAASTDAAHRLELIARRLHAIQQDLDSTAARLVQPRVAAVPPATRHTAHRSP; the protein is encoded by the coding sequence ATGATTCCCCGCCTCCAGGAGCGGACCCACACCGCGCACGACCCGCTCGCCGAAGCGCTGGGGCGGCCGGTCTCGCCGAACGAGGGCCTGACGGAGTACACGGTCGTCGCCCACTGGCCGGGCCTGGATTACTTCACCCTGGACGACGAGCAGAAGAACTGGACCGCCGTCGAATGGGCCGAGCACCTCGAAGACCCCTATCTGGAGCATCCGTTCGCAGCCAGCCCGGATGATGACCGGCGGGCGATCCTCCACCTCGACGTCCGGCTTCACCCGGACGACCGGGAGCTGACCGGCCCCGAGTGGGCCGAATCCGCCCACCGGCTCGCCCGGGCCGCCGGCATCGAGATTCCCGGCAAGGAGCACGGCTGCCGGTGGATCGCCGTTCAGGCCCAGTCCGGACGCCTCGATTTGATCGCCAACCTGATCCACCTCGACGGCGCGTGGCACGCCCCGCCCACGGACATCCTGCGGCGCCTGTCGGACGAGGCACGCCGCATCGAGCAGGACCTCCACCTGATCCCCGTCCGCACCGGCACCACGGCGCGACCCGCCATCCGCACGGCACCCACGGCATCGGCCCAGCTCGCGAGCCTCCTTACGCAGCTCGCCGACGAGCAGGCCGGCCCGCTGGCCACGGTCCGCGGACTCGTCGAGCACACCGCGCACCGGATCGCCCGTCAACCGGGAGCCGCCAGCACCGATGCGGCGCACCGCCTGGAGCTGATCGCCCGCCGCCTCCACGCCATCCAGCAGGACCTGGACAGCACCGCCGCGCGCCTGGTCCAGCCCCGGGTCGCCGCCGTACCGCCCGCCACCCGGCACACCGCCCACCGATCGCCGTAG
- a CDS encoding MFS transporter, with translation MSLTAPPAPAPRITYGAVLGSPYVARLLGGTLTGRLPNGMAPVAILLWATASGSSIAFGGLLSALYGLSSALAQPVKGRLMDRHGQSAVHLPAALLNSALLVALPLSGPYGGPGLATAIVVAGGLTTPPLEAGLRALWPSVLPDPRLRHAALALDTGTQGLLYIVGPLLVAALASAYNPAIALAVTAALGLAGTAAVALAPPSRRWRPERFEGQDAAHSQQLASPAVLLLFVSLTGIGFAIGAMNVWSIAMAEHHHQDMLSGIIPAAFSTGSFLGGLIYGSRTWSGTTTRRLIIAAAAFLAGWLPLLALPGPYAAIAAVTVPGAFLTIVVACAYITTDALTPAGRTSEAYAWLILAIGAGQSAGTALAGRLAEQPLASAALPAAGAAFALTVLLAARRRLGPTGHMQRGRHRRPLRCRHKTP, from the coding sequence TTGTCCCTGACCGCACCCCCGGCCCCGGCACCGCGCATCACCTACGGCGCGGTGCTGGGCAGCCCGTACGTCGCCCGCCTCCTCGGCGGCACCCTCACCGGCCGACTCCCCAATGGCATGGCGCCCGTCGCCATCCTGCTATGGGCCACCGCGAGCGGCAGCAGTATCGCCTTCGGCGGGCTGCTCAGCGCCCTGTACGGGCTGTCGTCCGCGCTGGCCCAGCCGGTCAAGGGACGCCTCATGGACCGCCACGGCCAGAGCGCGGTGCACCTTCCGGCCGCCCTACTCAACTCGGCCCTCCTGGTGGCCCTGCCACTGTCCGGACCGTACGGCGGACCGGGCCTCGCCACGGCCATCGTCGTCGCCGGCGGTCTGACCACGCCTCCGCTGGAGGCCGGGCTGCGGGCGCTGTGGCCGAGCGTGTTGCCCGACCCCCGGCTGCGGCACGCCGCGCTCGCGCTCGACACCGGCACGCAGGGCCTGCTGTACATCGTCGGCCCCCTGCTCGTGGCCGCGCTCGCCTCCGCGTACAACCCCGCCATCGCGCTCGCCGTCACCGCCGCCCTCGGCCTGGCCGGCACCGCCGCGGTCGCCCTCGCGCCGCCATCGCGGCGCTGGCGGCCCGAACGGTTCGAGGGCCAGGACGCTGCCCATTCACAGCAGTTGGCCTCTCCCGCCGTGTTGCTGCTGTTCGTCTCCCTCACCGGCATCGGGTTCGCGATCGGAGCCATGAACGTGTGGTCCATCGCCATGGCCGAGCACCACCACCAGGACATGCTCTCGGGCATCATCCCTGCCGCGTTCTCCACCGGCAGCTTCCTCGGCGGCCTCATCTACGGAAGCCGCACCTGGTCGGGCACCACCACCAGGCGCCTGATCATCGCCGCAGCCGCGTTCCTGGCCGGGTGGCTCCCGCTCCTTGCCCTTCCGGGCCCGTATGCGGCCATCGCCGCGGTCACCGTGCCCGGTGCGTTCCTAACCATCGTCGTCGCCTGCGCCTACATCACCACCGACGCCCTCACTCCGGCGGGCCGTACCAGCGAGGCGTACGCGTGGCTGATCCTCGCGATCGGCGCCGGGCAGTCCGCCGGCACCGCCCTCGCCGGACGCCTCGCCGAGCAGCCTCTCGCCAGCGCTGCGCTCCCCGCCGCCGGCGCGGCCTTCGCTCTCACCGTCCTTCTCGCCGCGCGCCGACGTCTCGGCCCCACCGGACACATGCAGCGTGGCCGGCATCGCCGCCCGCTCCGATGCCGGCACAAGACGCCCTGA
- a CDS encoding DUF317 domain-containing protein, which yields MSPTPETVEVDFIAPRHLAGGGDPAWITVPLHRGCGWSYGDDPLMPRVMLSSPDQKALLRLEPDPDGQWWTLSHAAGPDHAAWYASFGARTPVELIAAVTDALTDPAPPAGAPSDPYEPLQQIGWTPVSADNGLVSPDGTAYLQRLGSAEEAGAWFVTATLGLDRPVWQARFDAHTPARLVAAFAAALADPKPVPRIDSGRSLPTHDPSVVTRRTTDVLAVYVAGALEERVHSLAARRAAPPTSPIPTRQPPAKNNRSR from the coding sequence ATGTCCCCGACTCCCGAGACCGTCGAGGTCGACTTCATCGCCCCGCGCCACCTCGCGGGCGGCGGTGACCCCGCCTGGATCACCGTCCCCCTCCACCGTGGCTGCGGCTGGAGCTACGGCGACGACCCCCTGATGCCGCGCGTCATGCTCTCCAGCCCCGACCAGAAGGCCCTCCTGCGCCTGGAGCCCGACCCCGATGGACAGTGGTGGACGTTGAGCCACGCGGCGGGGCCGGACCACGCCGCCTGGTACGCGAGCTTCGGTGCCCGCACGCCGGTCGAACTCATCGCGGCCGTCACCGACGCCCTCACCGACCCGGCCCCGCCGGCGGGCGCGCCCTCCGATCCGTACGAGCCGCTCCAACAGATCGGCTGGACGCCCGTCTCCGCGGACAACGGCCTCGTGTCACCCGACGGCACCGCGTACCTCCAGCGACTGGGCAGCGCGGAAGAAGCGGGCGCCTGGTTCGTCACCGCCACGCTCGGTCTGGACCGGCCGGTGTGGCAGGCCCGCTTCGACGCGCACACTCCCGCCCGCCTGGTCGCCGCGTTCGCCGCTGCACTCGCCGATCCGAAGCCCGTGCCGCGCATCGACAGCGGGCGTAGTCTCCCGACCCACGACCCGAGCGTCGTCACCCGTAGGACCACGGACGTGCTCGCTGTGTACGTCGCCGGTGCGCTGGAAGAACGCGTCCACTCCCTGGCGGCCCGGCGCGCCGCCCCGCCGACGAGCCCGATCCCGACGCGACAGCCGCCGGCCAAGAACAACCGCAGCCGCTGA
- a CDS encoding DUF317 domain-containing protein has product MPLSERQLAAFADKHAWRIPFDTSPRHLAGPGDARHVTHGLSAAGWSPVSDPLSAEIVLRSPDIRHRLQFDPQSATSAWWRLRAEPTDTEPGWYAEFGELVPAEVLAGFTDALVVPPPQLPDPWQPVTSAGWHRASDGTARSPDSMCHIELRPLSEFRGRPSWHVETREPGHGEFHGPRIWHAYFDEHTPAHLVGSFLTALADHSPLQRGMYDRTGHYSAVQEPSPLRPQQVVDAHATRLKSLRAHARSALRQQTKPATTPANAGTTQPAARR; this is encoded by the coding sequence GTGCCGCTGAGCGAACGGCAGCTCGCCGCGTTCGCCGACAAGCACGCCTGGCGCATCCCGTTCGACACCAGCCCCCGCCACCTCGCCGGCCCCGGAGACGCCCGCCACGTCACCCACGGTCTGTCCGCCGCCGGATGGAGCCCCGTCTCCGACCCCCTGAGTGCCGAGATCGTCTTGCGCAGCCCAGACATTCGCCACCGCCTCCAGTTCGACCCGCAGTCCGCCACCTCCGCGTGGTGGCGGCTGCGGGCGGAGCCCACCGACACCGAGCCCGGCTGGTACGCCGAGTTCGGCGAACTCGTGCCCGCCGAGGTCCTCGCCGGCTTCACCGACGCCCTCGTCGTCCCGCCGCCACAGCTGCCGGACCCGTGGCAGCCGGTGACCTCGGCGGGGTGGCACCGCGCTTCAGACGGCACAGCGCGCTCGCCAGACTCCATGTGTCACATCGAACTGCGCCCGCTGAGCGAATTCCGCGGCCGGCCGTCCTGGCACGTCGAGACCCGTGAGCCCGGCCACGGAGAATTCCACGGCCCGCGCATCTGGCACGCCTACTTCGACGAGCACACCCCCGCCCACCTGGTCGGATCGTTCCTCACCGCACTGGCCGACCATAGCCCCCTCCAGCGCGGCATGTACGACCGCACCGGCCACTACAGCGCTGTGCAGGAGCCCAGCCCACTGCGCCCACAGCAGGTGGTCGACGCCCACGCCACGCGCCTCAAGTCCCTCCGCGCGCACGCACGCTCCGCCCTCCGGCAGCAGACGAAACCCGCGACGACCCCGGCGAACGCCGGCACCACGCAGCCGGCCGCTCGCCGCTGA
- a CDS encoding DUF317 domain-containing protein, producing the protein MKKKQWQGWGPGEQAEQHYLVQPRALAGGGDVRHVSEFLRASGWRDKSKSGGPLFMESPDRTVRVAYDPYVLPGGWTIHGRADGPSGEWSAHLGRQTPVEIVAGLTDALTRPRSAHAPNVWAPLQEQNWHTRFEGEHYMATSPDGTAWMQYHQGADGMAMWWTGAKDKQGNGWTANFTPNTPMHLVQAFSTELAGPDPVMRPRGRVPHSAQIRTWSVSVKPSQLSAWQQARITAARAATWARNSARSTRPRTSARPYTPAGGARTRR; encoded by the coding sequence GTGAAGAAGAAGCAGTGGCAGGGCTGGGGGCCAGGCGAGCAGGCCGAGCAGCACTACCTCGTCCAGCCCCGTGCCCTGGCCGGCGGCGGCGACGTCCGGCACGTCTCGGAGTTCCTGCGCGCCTCGGGATGGCGGGACAAGTCCAAGTCGGGCGGCCCTTTGTTCATGGAGAGCCCGGACCGCACCGTCCGTGTCGCCTACGACCCCTACGTCCTTCCCGGCGGGTGGACCATCCACGGCAGAGCGGACGGCCCCAGCGGCGAGTGGTCGGCGCACCTGGGCCGGCAGACCCCGGTGGAGATCGTCGCCGGTCTGACCGACGCCCTCACCCGTCCTCGCTCCGCCCACGCTCCCAACGTCTGGGCGCCGTTGCAGGAGCAGAACTGGCACACGCGTTTCGAGGGCGAGCACTACATGGCGACCAGCCCCGACGGCACCGCGTGGATGCAGTACCACCAGGGCGCCGACGGCATGGCGATGTGGTGGACCGGAGCGAAGGACAAGCAGGGCAACGGCTGGACGGCCAACTTCACGCCGAACACGCCGATGCACCTGGTGCAAGCCTTCTCGACCGAACTCGCCGGCCCCGATCCCGTGATGCGCCCGCGCGGACGCGTTCCGCACAGCGCGCAGATCCGTACCTGGTCGGTCTCCGTCAAGCCCTCCCAGCTCAGTGCGTGGCAGCAGGCCCGGATCACGGCCGCCCGCGCCGCCACCTGGGCCCGCAACAGCGCCCGAAGTACCCGGCCGCGCACCAGCGCCCGTCCCTACACCCCGGCCGGCGGCGCCCGGACCCGCCGCTGA